A segment of the bacterium genome:
AGAAGGAGATGCGCCGTGCCCTGCCCGTCCAGGCGGGGCTGACGCTGCTCGCCGGCCTTTTCTGGGTCGGCGATGCGTTCCTCCGATGATATCCTTCGGGGAGGAGTTCTGATGGACGGCTTTCGATATCTGGACGGCGTCGCCAGCCTGCGACTCGCCGATGCCGCCTGCATCGGGTGCGGGATGTGCGAAGAGGTGTGCCCTCACGGGATCTTCGCGGTGGCGGAGGGGAAGGCCCGGATCCTCGACCGCGATGCCTGCATGGAGTGCGGGGCATGCGCGATGAATTGCCCCACAAAGGCCATCTCGGTGAATCCGGGCGTGGGGTGCGCCGCCGCGATCCTTGCGGGATGGCTTTCCGGCTCGAAGCCTTCCTGCGGCTGTCAATAAGCAGGAGGAGCAATGGAGAAAGT
Coding sequences within it:
- the hgcB gene encoding mercury methylation ferredoxin HgcB encodes the protein MDGFRYLDGVASLRLADAACIGCGMCEEVCPHGIFAVAEGKARILDRDACMECGACAMNCPTKAISVNPGVGCAAAILAGWLSGSKPSCGCQ